The following DNA comes from Luteolibacter flavescens.
TCTTCAACCTCGCGAAGTTCCGCGACGAAATGGCGACCTCCCTGCCCTACGGCGACCAGCGTCGCCTGGAGATCGTCCGCGCGCTCGCCACCCGGCCGAAGTTGCTGCTGCTCGACGAGCCCGCCGCCGGCATGAACCCGTCCGAGAAGGACGACCTGATGCACCTCATCCGTTTCATCAAGGACCGCTACCAGCTCGCAGTCCTGCTCGTGGAGCACGACATGAAGGTGGTCATGGGCATCTGCGAACGCATCGCCGTGCTCGAATACGGCCGCAAGATCGCCGAGGGCACGCCCAAGGAAATCCAATGCCATCCGAAGGTCATCGAAGCCTACCTCGGAGCGGCAGCCACCCCGATTGAGACGACGTGACCATGAAGCAAGCGGGCTCTTCTTCACCGTGGCCGCGGCATCTTGCCGCGAGCCCTTCTAGGCGCTCGAGGCTTGCGGCAGGATGCCGCAGCCACTTTTCCCATCACGCCACACGCCTCCAGCATGCTTGATGTAGAAAATCTCCACGTCTCCTATGGGGCGATTAAGGCATTGCACGGCGTCTCATTGAAGGTGCCTCAGGGAAGTATTGTGACGTTGATTGGCGCGAACGGCGCTGGCAAGTCCACCACTCTGCGGGCGCTGTCCGGACTGGTGAAAGTTGCTTCCGGGAAGATCCGCTACGAGGGTCAAGAAATTGCGAACCTTCCCGCTCACAAGATCGTCTCGCGCAGCCTCTGCCACGTGCCGGAGGGCCGCATGGTCTTCGCGAATCTCACGGTGAAAGAGAACCTCGCGATGGGGGCCTACCTCCAGCGCGACAAGGCGTGGATCGCAAAGCAGACCGAGTACGTCTTCCACCTCTTCCCCCGCCTGAAGGAGCGCGAGAACCAGCCCGCGGGCACGATGTCCGGCGGCGAGCAGCAGATGCTGGCCATCGGCCGTGCGCTGCTGAGCAATCCGAAGTTCCTGATGCTCGACGAGCCATCGCTCGGCATCGCGCCGCTGCTTGTGAAGTCGATCTTCGAGCGGATCGTGGAGATCAACCGCGAGCAGGGGCTCACCATCCTGCTCGTCGAGCAGAATGCGAATCTGGCGCTGGATGTTTCCAGCTACGGCTATGTGCTTGAGACCGGGAAGATCCTGCTGGAAGGTCCGTCTGCCGAGCTGAAGGCCGACCCCAAGGTTCAAGAGGCCTATCTCGGTGCCTGAGGAGTGCGGGAGACCGTCCCGTAAATCCATGTCGACGAGACGTCGGCAATCCTCACCATTCCCTCGAACCCATGAAAATCTTCACTGACCTCAGCACCTCGCCGGAACTCCTGGAGTATCTCCGCGAAGGGATCGCCCCTCACGAACTGCTGCTGCCCGCGCAAAGCGGTGCCTCCGTGCTCGCCGACGTGCCGACCGATCCCCTGATGCAGGAGGCGGACATCGTGCTCGGCCAGCCGCGCGTGGATGCCGTGCTTTCCTCGCCAAAGCTGAAGTGGCTGCAGGTCAGCACCGCGGGCTACACTCGCTACGATACCGCCGACTTCCGTGCAGCCGTGAAGGAAAAGGGTGTCCCGGTTTCCAACAGTTCGCATGTTTATGACGATGCCTGCGCGGAACACGTGATCGCCTTCATGCTGGCAAATGCCCGCCAGCTTCCGCGCAACCTGAAGTCACGATGCGCGAATGGCTCCGCCGAGTGGAATGGCCTGCGCCGGGACTGCAAGCTACTGCAGGAGCAATCCCTGCTCATCGTCGGCTACGGCGCGATCGCGGAGCGTGTGATCGAGCTGCTGCAGCCCTTCCGCATGAGCATCACCGCGATGCGCCGCACGGTTCGTGGCGACGAGAAGGTGAAGATCGTCACTCCAGACGAAGTTTCCGCCGCCCTCGCGGAAGCCGACCACGTCATCAACATCCTGCCCGACAACGCGGAGTCGCTGCATTGGTTCAATGCCGCCCGGTTCGCCCAGATGAAGCCGGGAGCGATCTACTACAATATCGGCCGCGGCACCACGACCCAGCAGGACGACCTCGCCGCGACCCTCAAGTCCGGCCACCTCGGTGCCGCCTGGCTCGACGTCACCGACCCGGAGCCACTGCCCGACGACCACGTGCTGTGGACCTGTGAGACCTGTCACATCACGCCGCACACCGCGGGCGGGCAATACGACGAGGCACGCGTGCTGATCCGCCATTTCATCGAGAATCTCCGCCGCTTCGAGAAGGGCGAGAAGCTTGTGAACCGGATCATGTAAGCCCGGGCCGGAAGGTCGGTTGACGGGATGCATCCGCACGGGAGTAGTGAAAGCCTGCTTTCCCTGACGCGGAATCGTGTCCATGATGATGGAAACTTTCCCTCCTCGTCATGCCGACCTTTTCCGTCCACAAGTCCATTCGCATCGCGGCTCCGGCGCAGCAGGTCTATGACCTGATCCGCGATTTCAAAAGCTGGCCCGCGTGGTCGCCGTGGCTGCTCGCGGAGCCGGGAGCAAAGCTCGCCTACTCCGATGACGGGCGCGGCTACACGTGGGACGGCAGCATCACCGGCAGCGGCGAGATGGAGATCACCGGCGGCGACCCGCCGTGGTCCATCCACCACCGGCTCACATTTCTCAAGCCGTGGAAGTCCGTGAACCAGGTGGCATTCCACCTTTCCGAGCACGATCACGAGACCGACGTGGAGTGGACCATGGAGGGCTCCCTGCCGTGGTTCATGTGGTGGATGCGCCCGATGATGACAGCCTGGATCGGCTCGGACTACGGGCGCGGGCTGAAGATGCTGAAGGATCTGGTGGAGACCGGCACGGTGCCATCAAGGCTGGATTTCCCCGGCATCGAGGAGGTGAAGGGCTTCCGCTACGTGGGAGTGAGGTCCACCACGCCCACGGCGGAGATCAGCACGTCCATCAGCCGCGACATGGGAAAGCTGATGGCATGGCTGGAGGCGAGCAGGAACACACCCTCCGGCCCGCCATTCACGATCACGCACAAGTGGGATCCGGTGAAAGGAGTGGCGGACTACACGATCGGATTCCCCCTCACCAGGGACGTCCAGATACCCACGGATTTCGTTCGCGGGGAGATCCCG
Coding sequences within:
- a CDS encoding ABC transporter ATP-binding protein, whose protein sequence is MLDVENLHVSYGAIKALHGVSLKVPQGSIVTLIGANGAGKSTTLRALSGLVKVASGKIRYEGQEIANLPAHKIVSRSLCHVPEGRMVFANLTVKENLAMGAYLQRDKAWIAKQTEYVFHLFPRLKERENQPAGTMSGGEQQMLAIGRALLSNPKFLMLDEPSLGIAPLLVKSIFERIVEINREQGLTILLVEQNANLALDVSSYGYVLETGKILLEGPSAELKADPKVQEAYLGA
- a CDS encoding D-2-hydroxyacid dehydrogenase; this translates as MKIFTDLSTSPELLEYLREGIAPHELLLPAQSGASVLADVPTDPLMQEADIVLGQPRVDAVLSSPKLKWLQVSTAGYTRYDTADFRAAVKEKGVPVSNSSHVYDDACAEHVIAFMLANARQLPRNLKSRCANGSAEWNGLRRDCKLLQEQSLLIVGYGAIAERVIELLQPFRMSITAMRRTVRGDEKVKIVTPDEVSAALAEADHVINILPDNAESLHWFNAARFAQMKPGAIYYNIGRGTTTQQDDLAATLKSGHLGAAWLDVTDPEPLPDDHVLWTCETCHITPHTAGGQYDEARVLIRHFIENLRRFEKGEKLVNRIM
- a CDS encoding SRPBCC family protein → MPTFSVHKSIRIAAPAQQVYDLIRDFKSWPAWSPWLLAEPGAKLAYSDDGRGYTWDGSITGSGEMEITGGDPPWSIHHRLTFLKPWKSVNQVAFHLSEHDHETDVEWTMEGSLPWFMWWMRPMMTAWIGSDYGRGLKMLKDLVETGTVPSRLDFPGIEEVKGFRYVGVRSTTPTAEISTSISRDMGKLMAWLEASRNTPSGPPFTITHKWDPVKGVADYTIGFPLTRDVQIPTDFVRGEIPSCRAYVVKHTGPYRHLGNAWAAGMMHGRAKKFTTDKKVPLFEIYDNDPTVTPEADLVTRVHLPAK